In a single window of the Podarcis raffonei isolate rPodRaf1 chromosome 14, rPodRaf1.pri, whole genome shotgun sequence genome:
- the SV2B gene encoding synaptic vesicle glycoprotein 2B, which produces MDDGQRNKVNQVSDDYRYQDGGYGGYAPNDGYYQGGEEPAQEEDAQSDATEGHDEDDEVYEGEYQGIPHPDDLKKQKKKKAPEVADEFRDHADLMAEKMEDEEQLAHQYENIIEECGHGRFQWMLFTVLGLALMADGVEVFVVGFVLPSAEKDMCLSRSNKGMLGLIVYLGMMLGAIMWGGLADKLGRKKCLILSLSINASFAFLSSFVQGYGFFLFCRLISGFGIGGTLPIVFAYFSEFLSREKRGEHLSWLCMFWMIGALYASIMAWSIIPHYGWGFSMGTSYHFHSWRVFVVVCSLPCIASLVALKFMPESPRFLLEIGKHDEAWMILKQVHDTNMRAKGEPERVFTVANIKTPKQIDEFIEIQCSTGTWYQRSFVRVTTTLKQVMDNVIYCLTAQYRMNTLFLAIVWFSMALSYYGLIVWFPDMIRYYQEEAYKSREKVFNGESVKDITFNFTLENQIHQNGTYFNDKFIKMKFRDVTFEDSVFEECYFEDVTSSETFFKNCTIIKTVFFNTDLYKHKFVECKFVNATFLEQKKGCHMDFERDNDFLVYLVGFLGSLSVLPGNIISALLMDKIGRIKMIGGSMLISAVCCFFLFFGNSESAMIGWQCLFCGTSIAAWNALDVITVELYPTHKRATAFGILNGLCKIGAIFGNAIFASFVGITKVVPILLASSALVAGGLLALRLPETRDQVLM; this is translated from the exons ATGGATGATGGCCAAAGAAACAAAGTGAACCAAGTTTCCGATGATTACCGGTACCAAGATGGCGGCTATGGAGGTTATGCTCCCAATGATGGATATTATCAAGGTGGGGAGGAGCCAGCTCAAGAGGAAGATGCTCAAAGCGATGCTACCGAAGGGCACGATGAAGATGATGAAGTCTATGAAGGAGAGTACCAGGGCATCCCTCACCCAGATGACctcaagaagcagaagaagaagaaagccccAGAGGTGGCTGATGAGTTCAGAGACCACGCCGACCTCATGGCGGAGAAGATGGAGGATGAGGAGCAGCTGGCCCACCAGTACGAAAACATCATTGAGGAATGTGGTCATGGACGCTTCCAATGGATGCTGTTTACTGTCCTTGGCTTGGCACTGATGGCAGATGGGGTGGAGGTCTTTGTGGTTGGCTTTGTTCTACCCAGCGCTGAGAAGGATATGTGCTTGTCACGCTCCAACAAAGGAATGCTAG GACTGATTGTCTACCTGGGCATGATGCTGGGGGCTATTATGTGGGGTGGCCTGGCAGACAAACTGGGCCGGAAGAAATGCCTCATCCTGTCTCTCTCCATCAATGCATCTTTTGCGTTCCTGTCCTCGTTTGTACAGGGATatggcttcttcctcttctgtcgCCTTATCTCTGGTTTCGG AATTGGAGGGACTCTGCCCATTGTCTTTGCCTATTTCTCCGAATTCCTGTCTCGTGAGAAGAGAGGGGAGCATCTGAGCTGGCTCTGCATGTTCTGGATGATTGGAGCCCTCTACGCCTCCATCATGGCCTGGAGCATCATCCCGCATTACG GATGGGGCTTCAGCATGGGGACCAGCTACCACTTCCACAGCTGGAGAGTTTTCGTGGTTGTCTGCTCTCTGCCCTGCATCGCGTCTCTGGTTGCCCTGAAGTTCATGCCAGAAAGCCCACGGTTTTTGCTGGAG ATAGGCAAGCACGACGAAGCCTGGATGATCCTCAAGCAAGTCCACGACACCAACATGAGGGCCAAAGGCGAGCCAGAGAGGGTGTTTACG GTAGCCAACATAAAAACTCCAAAGCAGATAGACGAATTCATTGAAATACAGTGTTCTACAGGGACGTGGTACCAGCGTTCTTTTGTTAGAGTGACAACCACCCTCAAACAG GTTATGGACAATGTAATATACTGTCTGACAGCCCAGTACAGAATGAACACGCTGTTCCTGGCAATTGTGTGGTTCTCAATGGCCTTAAG TTACTATGGCCTTATCGTCTGGTTCCCTGACATGATACGGTACTACCAAGAAGAAGCGTATAAGTCCCGTGAGAAAGTCTTTAATGGGGAATCAGTGAAGGATATCACCTTCAACTTCACCTTGGAAAATCAAATCCACCAGAATGGGACATATTTCAATGACAA GTTCATCAAAATGAAGTTTCGAGATGTGACTTTTGAGGACTCTGTGTTTGAGGAATGCTACTTTGAAGATGTGACATCGAGCGAGACCTTTTTCAAGAACTGCACCATTATAAAAACTGTCTTCTTTAACACAG aCCTCTACAAGCACAAATTTGTCGAATGCAAGTTTGTGAATGCCACCTTCTTGGAGCAGaagaagggctgccacatggattTTGAGAGGGACAACGACTTCCTGGTTTACCTTGTCGGCTTCTTAGGCAGCCTCTCAGTCTTGCCAGGCAACATTATCTCAGCCCTGCTGATGGACAAAATAGGTCGGATCAAGATGATTG GGGGTTCCATGCTGATCTCTGCCGTGTGCTGCTTCTTCCTGTTTTTTGGCAACAGTGAGTCGGCCATGATTGGCTGGCAGTGCCTATTTTGTGGTACCAGCATTGCTGCCTGGAATGCCCTGGATGTGATCACTGTGGAGCTGTACCCCACACATAAAAG AGCCACAGCCTTTGGCATCCTCAACGGGCTCTGCAAAATTGGGGCCATCTTCGGGAATGCTATCTTTGCCTCCTTTGTTGGGATAACCAAAGTGGTCCCCATCCTCCTGGCATCCTCTGCtctggtggcaggaggcctcctTGCCCTGAGGCTGCCAGAGACTCGCGACCAAGTCCTGATGTGA